One region of Ahniella affigens genomic DNA includes:
- a CDS encoding UDP-N-acetylmuramoyl-tripeptide--D-alanyl-D-alanine ligase: MIQAMLSDLARALDRRLSGPDAELTGLSTDTRTLKPGNLFVALRGESFDGHRFLAQAKAAGAVGAVVAHIEPSVDLPQIEVGNTLHALGDIARRWRLCLPARVVAITGSNGKTTVKTMTAAILSEAGKTAATEGSLNNEIGLPQTICKLSEDDRFAVLEMGAGQPGDIEYLAAIGRPDVSLVNNIAPAHLERLGSLEGIATTKGAIYEFMQDEGIAVLNLDEPFADYFRTRIGARRTLTFALQQPADVQVQVLDAATNRIALQTPMGRIELTLQFEGRHNALNAAAAATLAMAAGANLKHVESGLSKAKPVAGRLNRQRHASGAILLDDSYNANPASIKAGIDALCLLPGEHWLALGDVKELGPSGPALHAEVGRYAKAAGVQRLYAVGDLSRQTTEGYGDGALHFDTQAALLAALAPALHAGVNLLIKGSHSSAMDRITRALMGEEPSVHAA, translated from the coding sequence ATGATTCAGGCCATGTTGTCTGATCTCGCACGCGCCCTGGACCGCCGATTGTCCGGACCCGACGCCGAATTGACCGGATTGTCGACCGACACGCGCACGCTGAAGCCAGGCAATCTGTTTGTCGCCTTGCGCGGCGAGAGCTTCGACGGGCATCGCTTCCTGGCGCAAGCGAAGGCCGCGGGCGCGGTTGGTGCGGTGGTCGCGCATATCGAACCGAGCGTCGATCTGCCGCAGATTGAAGTCGGCAACACCTTGCATGCGCTGGGCGACATCGCCCGTCGCTGGCGTCTCTGTCTGCCGGCGCGCGTCGTGGCAATCACCGGCAGCAACGGCAAGACCACCGTGAAGACGATGACTGCCGCCATCTTGAGTGAGGCAGGCAAAACCGCAGCGACCGAAGGCAGTCTGAACAACGAAATCGGTTTGCCGCAGACCATCTGCAAACTGTCTGAGGACGACCGCTTTGCGGTGCTCGAAATGGGCGCAGGCCAACCGGGCGATATCGAGTATCTCGCTGCGATCGGGCGCCCGGACGTGTCTTTGGTGAACAACATCGCGCCGGCACATCTGGAACGGCTCGGCAGCCTGGAAGGGATTGCGACGACGAAGGGCGCGATCTACGAGTTCATGCAGGATGAGGGTATCGCGGTGCTCAATCTCGATGAGCCCTTTGCTGACTATTTCCGGACCCGGATCGGCGCGCGCCGCACCCTGACGTTTGCGCTGCAACAGCCTGCGGACGTGCAAGTGCAGGTGCTCGATGCCGCGACCAACCGGATTGCTTTGCAGACGCCGATGGGGCGCATCGAGCTGACGCTCCAATTTGAAGGCCGGCACAACGCGCTGAATGCGGCGGCGGCGGCTACATTGGCGATGGCGGCTGGTGCGAACCTCAAGCATGTCGAGTCCGGACTCAGCAAGGCCAAGCCCGTGGCTGGTCGCTTGAATCGCCAACGGCACGCGAGCGGCGCCATCTTGCTGGATGATTCCTACAACGCGAATCCGGCCTCGATCAAAGCCGGCATCGACGCACTGTGCCTGCTGCCCGGTGAGCATTGGCTGGCGCTCGGCGACGTCAAGGAACTCGGGCCGAGTGGCCCAGCATTGCACGCCGAAGTCGGACGTTACGCCAAAGCCGCTGGCGTGCAACGGCTGTATGCCGTTGGCGACCTGTCACGGCAGACCACCGAAGGTTACGGCGATGGCGCTCTGCATTTCGACACCCAGGCTGCGTTGCTCGCAGCACTCGCCCCTGCGTTGCACGCAGGCGTCAATCTCTTGATCAAAGGTTCGCATTCGTCGGCCATGGATCGAATCACACGCGCCCTGATGGGCGAGGAGCCAAGCGTCCATGCTGCTTGA
- the mraY gene encoding phospho-N-acetylmuramoyl-pentapeptide-transferase produces the protein MLLELSLWLKPYISGFNLFSYVTLRAILAALTALLVSLAVGPWMIRKLASYKVGQSIRDDGPKTHFSKAGTPTMGGSLIIAAVTAATLLWADLRNHYVWILLFVLISFGAIGFIDDYKKLILKNSKGLSAKAKYAAQSVFGAIAAYWLFVSADVPQATTLYLPFLKDFAWPMGIFFVVVTYFWIVGFSNAVNLTDGLDGLAIMPTVLVSSALGVFAYVAGHIVFSKYLGVPNIPGSAEVVIFCAALGGAGLGFLWFNSYPAMVFMGDVGALAIGAALGAVAVIVRQEAVLVLMGGIFVVETLSVMLQVASFKLTGKRIFRMAPLHHHFELKGWPEPRVIVRFWIISVVLVLLGLATLKVR, from the coding sequence ATGCTGCTTGAATTGTCTCTCTGGCTGAAACCCTACATCAGCGGCTTCAACCTGTTCTCGTACGTGACCCTGCGCGCGATTCTCGCCGCGCTGACGGCGCTGCTCGTTTCGCTCGCCGTGGGGCCTTGGATGATCCGCAAGCTGGCCAGCTACAAAGTGGGGCAGTCGATTCGTGATGACGGCCCGAAGACGCACTTCTCGAAAGCCGGCACGCCGACGATGGGTGGCTCCCTGATCATAGCCGCGGTGACCGCAGCGACCCTGTTGTGGGCCGATCTGCGGAACCACTATGTATGGATTCTGCTGTTCGTGCTGATCTCGTTCGGGGCGATTGGCTTTATTGATGACTACAAGAAGTTGATTCTGAAGAACAGCAAAGGTCTTTCGGCCAAAGCGAAATACGCGGCGCAGAGTGTCTTTGGCGCTATCGCCGCCTATTGGCTCTTTGTATCGGCCGATGTGCCGCAGGCCACCACGTTGTACCTGCCGTTTCTGAAAGATTTCGCGTGGCCGATGGGGATCTTCTTTGTTGTCGTCACCTATTTTTGGATCGTCGGCTTTTCCAACGCCGTAAACCTCACGGATGGTCTGGACGGGCTCGCCATCATGCCGACGGTGCTGGTGTCTTCGGCCCTGGGCGTGTTTGCCTACGTTGCCGGACACATCGTGTTTTCGAAGTACCTTGGCGTGCCCAATATTCCAGGCAGCGCCGAAGTCGTGATCTTCTGCGCCGCCTTGGGAGGCGCCGGGCTCGGGTTCCTGTGGTTCAACAGCTACCCGGCCATGGTGTTCATGGGCGATGTTGGCGCGCTTGCCATCGGCGCAGCCCTGGGCGCCGTCGCGGTCATTGTGCGACAAGAGGCAGTGCTCGTCCTGATGGGCGGGATCTTCGTGGTCGAAACGCTATCGGTCATGCTGCAAGTCGCGAGCTTCAAGCTCACCGGCAAGCGCATCTTCCGGATGGCGCCGCTGCACCATCATTTCGAGCTGAAAGGCTGGCCGGAGCCGCGTGTCATCGTGCGGTTCTGGATCATCAGCGTGGTCCTTGTGCTACTGGGTCTCGCGACTCTGAAGGTGCGCTGA
- the ftsZ gene encoding cell division protein FtsZ, translated as MFEFIEAPAPNAVIKVIGIGGGGGNAVIHMVNAGVEGVDFICANTDAQALRNCPAKITLQLGGNVTKGLGAGANPEVGKQAAMEDRERIREILTGADMVFITAGMGGGTGTGAAPVVAQLAKEMGILTVAVVTKPFPFEGRRRLQMALQGIDALSQHVDSLITIPNEKLLSVLGREISLLNAFRAANDVLLGAVQGIADLITRPGLINVDFADVRTVMSEMGMAMMGTGTARGDDRAVAAAEAAINNPLLDDINLSGACGILVNVTAGMNLSMREFDEVGRTIAEFASEDATVVLGTVLDPELQDDIRVTVVATGLNRQAQVARPVIREPQPVQRPVKLVRNGTTGEIESPLPTPAAQPQIRANFTPRGASSAAAPAGSVAESPAAAPASRTNEDYLDIPAFLRRQAD; from the coding sequence ATGTTTGAATTTATCGAAGCACCCGCACCCAATGCGGTCATCAAGGTCATCGGTATCGGTGGCGGTGGCGGCAATGCGGTGATTCACATGGTCAATGCCGGCGTCGAGGGCGTTGATTTCATTTGTGCCAACACCGACGCCCAGGCCCTGCGCAACTGCCCGGCCAAGATTACCCTGCAATTGGGTGGCAATGTCACCAAGGGCCTTGGCGCTGGCGCGAACCCGGAAGTCGGCAAGCAGGCGGCCATGGAAGATCGCGAACGCATCCGCGAGATCCTGACCGGCGCCGACATGGTCTTCATCACTGCCGGTATGGGTGGCGGCACCGGCACGGGCGCCGCCCCGGTCGTGGCCCAACTCGCCAAGGAGATGGGCATTCTGACCGTCGCCGTGGTGACCAAGCCGTTCCCGTTTGAAGGTCGTCGCCGGTTGCAGATGGCGCTACAGGGCATCGATGCGCTCAGCCAGCATGTCGACAGCCTGATCACGATCCCGAACGAGAAACTGCTGTCGGTGCTCGGCCGTGAGATCTCGCTCTTGAATGCGTTCCGCGCGGCCAATGATGTGCTGCTCGGCGCCGTGCAGGGCATCGCCGACCTGATCACCCGTCCGGGCCTGATCAACGTCGACTTTGCCGACGTGCGCACCGTGATGAGCGAAATGGGCATGGCGATGATGGGCACGGGTACGGCCCGCGGCGATGACCGCGCGGTGGCTGCCGCCGAAGCGGCCATCAACAATCCGCTGCTCGACGACATCAATCTGTCCGGCGCTTGCGGCATCCTGGTCAACGTCACGGCTGGCATGAACCTCAGCATGCGCGAGTTCGACGAAGTCGGCCGCACGATTGCCGAGTTCGCCAGCGAGGACGCAACCGTGGTGCTCGGCACCGTGCTTGATCCGGAGCTGCAGGACGATATTCGCGTCACGGTCGTGGCGACTGGCCTGAATCGGCAGGCCCAGGTGGCCCGTCCGGTCATCCGGGAGCCGCAGCCGGTGCAGCGGCCTGTCAAGCTGGTCCGGAACGGCACGACTGGTGAAATCGAATCGCCGCTGCCAACGCCCGCCGCACAGCCGCAGATTCGGGCCAACTTCACCCCCCGAGGGGCGTCGTCGGCAGCGGCTCCGGCCGGTTCGGTTGCCGAATCGCCAGCAGCGGCCCCGGCCAGCCGCACGAACGAGGATTACCTGGATATCCCAGCGTTCCTCAGACGTCAGGCCGACTGA
- a CDS encoding cell division protein FtsQ/DivIB, with translation MQIRQALVWIGWMLLGAALVLPVLAWQGNWFNASHWPIRSLRVESEGRSVSVAEIRARVAAVTQTGFFGVNLADVRAAVMQNPWVERVEVRRQFPDRLVLRVDERQPIASFGQAELLSSRGDLFAVPKDYWPENLPKLDGPASERVRVYNFWREAEQRFQRYGLSVVVARMSGRGAYELELNNGCLLLFARQPRLDVLDRFLPALDVLSVSERDRLAKVDLRYANGYVVVWRPPPKPETEPTVTPAEPAAPVVPPDAPKEPA, from the coding sequence ATGCAGATTCGCCAAGCCCTGGTCTGGATCGGTTGGATGCTGCTCGGCGCCGCACTGGTATTGCCGGTGCTCGCCTGGCAGGGCAACTGGTTCAATGCCAGCCATTGGCCGATCCGTAGTCTTCGGGTCGAGAGCGAAGGACGATCGGTGTCGGTCGCCGAAATTCGCGCGCGCGTGGCGGCCGTCACGCAAACGGGGTTCTTTGGCGTCAACCTTGCCGACGTTCGCGCCGCAGTCATGCAAAACCCCTGGGTGGAGCGCGTGGAAGTGCGCCGGCAGTTCCCGGACCGCCTCGTGTTGCGTGTCGACGAACGCCAGCCGATTGCCAGCTTTGGTCAGGCTGAGCTCTTGTCGAGCCGCGGTGATTTGTTTGCGGTACCGAAAGATTATTGGCCGGAGAACCTGCCCAAACTGGATGGCCCGGCGTCCGAACGTGTGCGGGTCTACAACTTCTGGCGCGAGGCCGAGCAACGGTTTCAGCGCTACGGGTTGTCCGTGGTGGTGGCGCGCATGAGTGGTCGTGGTGCGTACGAACTTGAATTGAACAATGGTTGCTTGCTGCTGTTTGCGCGCCAGCCGCGCCTGGACGTGCTGGACCGCTTCCTGCCCGCGCTTGATGTGCTGAGCGTGTCCGAACGGGACCGTCTGGCGAAGGTCGATCTGCGTTACGCCAACGGTTACGTCGTGGTCTGGCGGCCGCCACCAAAACCCGAGACCGAACCAACGGTTACACCCGCCGAACCGGCCGCACCGGTAGTGCCCCCAGACGCTCCGAAGGAACCCGCATGA
- the ftsA gene encoding cell division protein FtsA, translating into MNQPLKKSDKTLLVGLDIGTAKVSAIVGECLPGQAVEIIGLGSHSSKGLKRGVVVDIESTVQSIQRAIEEAEVMAGCEIRSVFASISGSHIRSLNSQGVVAIRDTRDREVDEQDIERVLDAARAVAIPADQRILTVLPQEYVLDEQEDIRHPVGMIGTRLEARVHVITGAQSAAQNISKCVTRCALHVDDLIPSQLASAEAVLTQDERDLGVCLIDIGAGTTDIAVFTQGSMRHTASLGIAGDQVTNDIAFAFRTPTPYAEEIKVKYACALAQLARPEETIEVTSVGDRPSRRLARQMLADVVQKRYEEIFEMVQAELRRSGHEEMIAAGVVLTGGGARMEGVVELAEEMFHMPVRIGVPHGVRGLADVVSNPIHATGVGLLVAGAKRLGARAPTHPASEAVGTLWARVRKFFAGEF; encoded by the coding sequence ATGAACCAGCCCTTGAAGAAATCCGACAAGACGCTGCTCGTTGGGCTCGACATTGGCACCGCCAAAGTGTCGGCGATCGTGGGCGAATGCCTGCCTGGTCAGGCGGTCGAGATCATCGGTCTGGGTTCGCACAGCTCGAAGGGGCTGAAGCGCGGCGTGGTCGTGGATATCGAAAGCACCGTGCAGTCAATTCAACGCGCGATCGAGGAGGCCGAGGTGATGGCCGGTTGCGAGATCCGCTCGGTGTTCGCGTCGATCTCCGGCAGCCACATCCGCAGCCTCAATTCACAGGGCGTCGTGGCGATCCGCGACACCCGCGATCGGGAAGTCGATGAGCAGGACATCGAGCGCGTGCTCGATGCGGCGCGCGCGGTCGCGATTCCGGCCGATCAGCGGATTCTGACGGTGCTCCCGCAGGAATACGTGCTCGACGAGCAAGAGGACATTCGCCACCCCGTTGGGATGATTGGTACCCGCCTCGAAGCGCGCGTGCATGTCATTACGGGTGCGCAGTCGGCTGCCCAGAACATTTCGAAGTGCGTGACGCGCTGCGCGCTGCACGTGGACGACTTGATTCCGTCTCAACTGGCCTCCGCCGAGGCGGTGTTGACGCAGGATGAACGCGACTTAGGTGTCTGCCTGATCGATATCGGTGCGGGCACGACCGACATTGCGGTCTTTACCCAGGGTTCGATGCGCCATACGGCGTCGCTCGGCATTGCGGGCGATCAAGTGACCAATGACATCGCGTTTGCATTCCGGACTCCAACGCCCTATGCCGAGGAGATCAAGGTCAAGTACGCGTGCGCGCTCGCCCAACTCGCCCGACCGGAGGAAACCATCGAAGTGACCAGCGTGGGCGACCGACCGTCGCGACGCCTGGCGCGGCAGATGCTCGCCGATGTCGTGCAGAAGCGCTACGAGGAAATTTTCGAGATGGTGCAGGCCGAGCTCCGCCGCTCCGGTCACGAAGAGATGATCGCCGCCGGGGTCGTATTGACTGGCGGCGGCGCCCGGATGGAGGGCGTGGTCGAACTCGCCGAAGAGATGTTTCACATGCCTGTGCGCATTGGTGTGCCGCACGGCGTACGTGGGCTTGCTGATGTGGTCAGCAACCCGATTCATGCGACCGGCGTTGGTTTGCTGGTTGCTGGCGCCAAGCGACTCGGTGCACGGGCGCCGACGCACCCGGCCAGTGAGGCCGTGGGCACCCTATGGGCGCGCGTGCGCAAGTTTTTTGCAGGAGAGTTTTGA
- the murC gene encoding UDP-N-acetylmuramate--L-alanine ligase, producing the protein MTLRRFAEQADIMRTYRRVHFIGVGGTGMCGIAEVLHTLGYDVSGSDFGDTATTRRLSELGVRVCRGHHEDHLGDADVVVTSTAIKADNPELMAARMRRVPVVPRAEMLGELMRFRNGIAIAGTHGKTTTTSLVASVLAEGGLDPTFVIGGLLNSAGTNARLGQGKYLVAEADESDGSFLLLNPMLAVITNIDADHLENYGGDFDRLRKAFSDFLHRLPFYGLAVLCIDDPEVRALALATPRNVMTYGESGDADVRAANIRQQAAEMEFDLWLPKADEPFPVRLNLPGRHNVQNALAAAAIGWQLGVAPQHIARALARFGGVGRRFHRHGDVMFSQGKVLWVDDYGHHPRELAAIIKAARGGWPDRRLVMCFQPHRFTRTRDLLDDFADVLSTVDVLVLTEVYAAGESPIAGADGKSLARAVRARGRVDPVLVRSVDELPETLDPLFRDGDLALLAGAGNIGALAARIGAAGRLIGVEA; encoded by the coding sequence ATGACCCTGCGCCGATTTGCTGAACAGGCCGACATCATGCGTACCTATCGCCGTGTCCACTTTATCGGTGTCGGTGGCACCGGCATGTGTGGCATTGCCGAAGTACTGCATACCCTGGGCTATGACGTTTCCGGCTCGGATTTTGGCGACACGGCGACCACGCGCCGATTGTCCGAGCTCGGTGTGCGCGTGTGCCGCGGGCATCACGAAGACCATCTGGGCGACGCCGACGTCGTCGTGACGTCCACTGCCATCAAGGCCGATAACCCCGAGCTGATGGCCGCGCGCATGCGTCGCGTGCCGGTCGTGCCACGCGCCGAAATGCTCGGTGAACTGATGCGCTTCCGGAATGGCATCGCCATCGCCGGGACGCATGGGAAGACCACCACGACGAGCCTGGTCGCGAGCGTACTCGCCGAAGGTGGGCTTGATCCGACCTTCGTCATCGGCGGCCTGCTGAACAGCGCGGGCACGAATGCGCGGCTCGGTCAGGGCAAGTATCTGGTCGCCGAAGCCGACGAATCGGACGGCAGCTTTCTGCTATTGAATCCCATGCTGGCGGTGATCACCAACATCGACGCCGACCATCTGGAAAACTACGGCGGCGACTTCGATCGCCTGCGCAAGGCGTTTTCAGACTTCCTGCATCGGCTGCCGTTCTATGGGTTGGCCGTGCTGTGCATCGACGACCCGGAAGTCCGAGCCCTCGCGCTCGCAACGCCGCGCAACGTCATGACGTACGGTGAGTCTGGTGATGCCGATGTGCGCGCCGCCAATATTCGCCAACAGGCGGCCGAAATGGAATTCGATCTCTGGCTGCCCAAGGCCGACGAGCCCTTTCCGGTGCGTTTGAATCTGCCCGGTCGCCACAACGTCCAGAATGCCCTGGCCGCCGCTGCTATCGGCTGGCAGCTGGGCGTCGCCCCACAGCATATCGCCCGAGCGCTGGCGCGCTTTGGCGGCGTCGGCCGGCGCTTCCATCGCCACGGTGACGTGATGTTCAGTCAAGGCAAGGTGCTTTGGGTGGACGACTACGGGCATCACCCGCGCGAACTCGCAGCGATCATCAAGGCCGCTCGCGGGGGTTGGCCCGATCGGCGCCTGGTGATGTGCTTCCAGCCGCATCGCTTTACCCGCACGCGCGACTTGCTCGATGACTTCGCCGACGTGCTGTCGACGGTTGATGTGCTCGTACTGACCGAAGTGTATGCCGCGGGTGAGTCGCCAATCGCCGGCGCTGACGGCAAGTCCCTGGCCCGCGCCGTGCGGGCTCGGGGTCGGGTCGATCCGGTGCTGGTGCGAAGCGTGGACGAACTACCGGAAACCTTGGACCCGTTGTTCCGTGATGGCGACCTCGCGTTGCTGGCCGGAGCCGGAAATATCGGCGCGCTTGCCGCGCGCATTGGCGCCGCCGGGCGCTTGATTGGAGTCGAAGCATGA
- the ftsW gene encoding putative lipid II flippase FtsW: MLNLRDHLQALRADQIQGKLDLGLILPACALLALGVVMVASSSIAVAEGDGLSPFYYLYRHLVFLALGLGLAGFLVIVPLEKIEQHHLWLLLGVFVLLALPFVPGLGVRINGARRWINLGVSNFQVVEMVKLMLIAYLASYMVRLRPQLRSTFGGILKPLGIAGLMMIALLAQPDFGSASLILAITLGMIWLGGAKPQYLAAMGATLLPVMVWAATSAEYRMRRLTSFLNPWKDPFDDGFQLTQALIAVGRGEWFGVGLGASIQKLFYLPEAHTDFIFAVIAEELGLAGVALVLALFAWMSARMFVLGMRGLRVGADFAAYCLFGIAIWLSVQAMVSIGVNLGVLPTKGLTLPLISSGGSSMLMTIAALGLALRAGFEITRAERLAEIRPEVIA, from the coding sequence ATGCTGAATCTCCGCGACCACCTGCAAGCGCTGCGCGCCGATCAGATCCAGGGCAAACTCGACCTGGGCCTGATTCTGCCTGCGTGCGCGCTGCTGGCGCTCGGTGTCGTGATGGTGGCGTCGAGCTCCATTGCGGTGGCCGAGGGCGATGGTCTGTCGCCGTTCTATTACTTGTACCGGCACCTGGTGTTCCTGGCGCTGGGCCTTGGGCTCGCGGGATTTCTCGTCATTGTGCCGTTGGAGAAAATCGAACAGCACCATCTCTGGTTGTTGCTCGGCGTATTCGTTCTCCTCGCACTGCCATTCGTCCCCGGGCTTGGGGTGCGAATCAATGGCGCGCGGCGTTGGATCAATCTCGGCGTGTCCAACTTCCAGGTTGTGGAAATGGTCAAGCTGATGCTGATCGCCTACCTGGCGAGTTACATGGTCAGACTGCGTCCACAGTTGCGGAGCACGTTTGGCGGCATTCTGAAACCACTCGGTATCGCGGGCTTAATGATGATCGCGCTGCTCGCTCAGCCGGACTTTGGCAGCGCGTCGCTGATTCTGGCCATTACGCTTGGCATGATCTGGCTCGGTGGCGCGAAACCGCAGTATCTGGCCGCGATGGGCGCGACGCTGCTGCCGGTCATGGTCTGGGCAGCGACCTCGGCCGAATATCGAATGCGTCGTCTGACCAGCTTTTTGAATCCCTGGAAGGACCCGTTCGATGACGGCTTTCAGCTGACCCAGGCGCTGATTGCGGTGGGGCGCGGCGAGTGGTTTGGTGTGGGACTGGGCGCCAGTATTCAGAAGCTGTTCTATCTGCCCGAGGCGCATACCGACTTCATTTTTGCGGTCATTGCCGAAGAACTCGGTCTTGCCGGCGTCGCGCTGGTGTTGGCGCTGTTCGCCTGGATGTCGGCACGGATGTTCGTGCTCGGCATGCGCGGGCTCCGGGTGGGCGCCGACTTCGCGGCGTACTGTCTGTTCGGCATCGCCATTTGGCTGTCGGTACAAGCCATGGTGTCGATTGGCGTGAATCTGGGCGTACTGCCGACAAAGGGTCTCACGTTGCCCTTGATCAGCTCGGGCGGCTCCAGCATGTTGATGACGATTGCTGCATTGGGCCTGGCGCTTCGCGCTGGTTTCGAGATCACGCGTGCCGAACGCCTGGCCGAGATCCGCCCGGAGGTGATCGCATGA
- a CDS encoding UDP-N-acetylmuramoyl-L-alanyl-D-glutamate--2,6-diaminopimelate ligase: MSERLHHLWPELRDLCVDFEVQGFAIDSRAVQPGFVFMALQGQQAHGLQFAAQALQRGARLVIAEPGPHPLPAADDVAVTMLVRAELREELGRALARWHAATVQAPVLTGVTGTNGKTSTVQLMAAALERFGQRSGTIGTLGTGLVGQLEAGERTTPDVIATHAAIAHMAKAGAQQVVMEVSSHALEQGRVAGLEFAFAAFSNLTRDHLDYHGSMEAYGAAKARLFHWSSLRAAVINIDDAFGRQLLDQVPERVRTIAVSSQDAADLEAQKIIVDGQGLRFELVAGGEHALVQTRLLGRFNVDNLLLVAGLLWAQGIALTDIADAFADLEPVAGRMNRVDVRPEQPLVVVDYAHTPDGLDKALTTLRAHCEGRLFVVFGCGGDRDPGKRSQMGALAAMLADHVIVSDDNPRTENGDQIVAMIVAGCQAAKALEVERDRRLAIRRAIALAKPGDVVLIAGKGHEPYQEIAGRKLPFDDRAEAELALKEAA; the protein is encoded by the coding sequence ATGAGCGAACGCCTTCATCACCTGTGGCCGGAGCTTCGTGACCTGTGCGTCGATTTTGAAGTGCAGGGTTTTGCGATCGACAGCCGCGCCGTCCAGCCTGGGTTTGTCTTCATGGCGCTGCAGGGCCAACAAGCGCACGGGCTGCAGTTTGCGGCGCAGGCTTTGCAGCGTGGCGCGCGGCTCGTGATCGCGGAGCCGGGTCCGCATCCGCTGCCCGCGGCAGACGACGTGGCAGTTACGATGCTCGTGCGGGCCGAACTTCGCGAAGAGCTTGGCCGTGCATTGGCGCGTTGGCACGCTGCAACGGTTCAGGCTCCCGTGCTGACGGGTGTGACCGGCACGAACGGCAAGACGTCGACGGTGCAACTGATGGCAGCGGCGCTGGAACGATTTGGCCAGCGCAGCGGCACAATTGGCACGCTGGGCACAGGGTTGGTCGGACAGCTTGAAGCGGGTGAGCGCACCACGCCAGACGTCATCGCCACGCACGCAGCCATTGCGCACATGGCCAAAGCCGGTGCGCAACAGGTGGTCATGGAAGTCTCGTCACACGCGTTGGAGCAAGGGCGCGTGGCCGGGCTCGAATTTGCGTTCGCAGCGTTCTCGAATCTCACGCGCGACCATCTCGACTATCACGGCAGCATGGAAGCCTATGGCGCCGCCAAAGCGCGCCTGTTCCATTGGTCGAGTCTGCGAGCAGCGGTGATCAATATCGATGACGCGTTCGGCCGCCAATTGCTCGATCAAGTGCCCGAGCGTGTGCGGACAATCGCGGTGAGCAGTCAGGACGCTGCCGATCTCGAAGCGCAAAAGATCATTGTCGATGGACAGGGCTTGCGCTTCGAACTGGTTGCCGGTGGCGAACACGCGTTGGTACAGACGCGGCTGCTTGGGCGCTTCAATGTCGACAACCTGCTGTTGGTGGCGGGCCTCCTTTGGGCGCAAGGCATCGCGCTCACCGATATCGCCGATGCGTTTGCTGATTTGGAGCCGGTCGCTGGCCGGATGAACCGCGTTGACGTGCGGCCAGAACAACCCCTGGTAGTCGTCGACTACGCCCACACGCCAGATGGTCTCGACAAGGCCCTGACCACACTCCGCGCGCACTGCGAGGGCAGACTGTTCGTGGTGTTTGGTTGCGGTGGCGATCGCGATCCGGGCAAGCGCTCGCAAATGGGCGCGCTCGCCGCCATGCTGGCGGATCATGTGATTGTGAGCGATGACAATCCGCGCACCGAAAATGGCGACCAGATCGTCGCCATGATTGTCGCGGGGTGTCAGGCGGCAAAGGCACTCGAAGTCGAGCGGGATCGCCGCCTGGCCATTCGCCGTGCGATCGCACTCGCCAAGCCGGGCGATGTGGTGTTGATCGCCGGCAAAGGCCACGAGCCCTATCAGGAAATCGCCGGCCGCAAATTGCCCTTCGATGACCGCGCCGAGGCCGAACTTGCACTCAAGGAGGCCGCATGA
- a CDS encoding D-alanine--D-alanine ligase translates to MNTKDPSKFGRVAVVLGGDSAEREVSLKSGAGVLAALKSRGVDAHGIDGIPALLDALRAGHFARVFNILHGRGGEDGVLQGALDALGVPYTGSGVLGSALTMDKCRTKQIWQTLGLPTADYLILREHDVADVDHVLQKLSLPLIVKPSREGSTVGIQRAFTREELASAIAHARTHDREVLIERYIVGDEYTVSILAGQALPVIRIVPATGFYDYEAKYLRNDTQYICPGIEGDAAHDMQAEALLAFDAVGASGWGRVDVMRDRDGRNYLIEVNTTPGMTEKSLVPKAAAQAGIDYPELCWRILETSFKERG, encoded by the coding sequence ATGAACACAAAGGATCCCAGCAAATTCGGGCGCGTCGCCGTTGTCCTTGGCGGCGACTCCGCCGAGCGCGAGGTCTCGCTGAAAAGCGGTGCCGGCGTCCTTGCGGCGCTGAAGTCGCGCGGCGTTGACGCGCATGGCATCGACGGCATTCCCGCACTGCTCGACGCACTCCGCGCTGGGCACTTCGCGCGCGTGTTCAATATTCTGCACGGCCGTGGTGGCGAGGACGGCGTGTTGCAGGGCGCGCTGGATGCGCTCGGCGTGCCGTACACCGGCTCGGGCGTGCTTGGGTCCGCATTGACGATGGACAAGTGCCGTACCAAGCAGATCTGGCAAACGCTCGGGCTGCCGACGGCCGACTATCTGATTCTGCGCGAGCACGACGTCGCGGATGTCGATCACGTCTTGCAGAAACTGAGCCTGCCGCTCATCGTCAAACCGTCGCGCGAAGGCTCGACCGTCGGGATCCAGCGCGCGTTCACCCGCGAGGAGCTCGCATCGGCCATCGCGCATGCCCGCACCCATGATCGCGAAGTGCTGATCGAGCGCTACATCGTCGGCGACGAATACACCGTGTCCATTCTTGCCGGTCAGGCACTGCCCGTGATCCGCATCGTGCCGGCCACGGGTTTCTACGACTACGAGGCGAAGTACCTGCGCAACGATACCCAGTACATCTGTCCGGGGATCGAAGGCGATGCCGCGCACGATATGCAGGCCGAGGCGCTGTTGGCATTCGACGCTGTGGGCGCGTCCGGCTGGGGGCGCGTTGATGTGATGCGCGATCGCGATGGTCGCAACTATCTCATCGAAGTGAATACCACGCCCGGCATGACCGAAAAGAGTCTGGTCCCAAAGGCTGCGGCCCAGGCTGGCATCGACTATCCGGAACTGTGCTGGCGCATTCTGGAAACCTCGTTCAAGGAGCGCGGCTGA